The Helicobacter pylori genome includes a window with the following:
- a CDS encoding ABC transporter permease, whose amino-acid sequence MKTEKQKFLEMRKDGANSVLILRGDWDFKTSVFRLDELKKKLLDHQGSLKVDFSGCQKIDFVFGMFLFDLVRERSLNIELCNVSENNACALKVVKDWLEKEEDLESKKAGKKYELMITKLGKSIVETYNTFLNAFNFCGMILFYFIKSVFNPKRFCITPLLYHINESGFKVLPVSILTVFIVGFAVALQGALQLQDLGAPLMSVEMTAKLALREIGPFILTLVVAGRSASSFTAQIGVMKITEELDAMKTMGFNPFEFLVLPRVLALVIVLPLLVFIADAFAILGGMFAIKYQLDLGFPSYIDRLHDTVGWNHFLVGIVKAPFWGFAIAMVGCMRGFEVKGDTESIGRLTTISVVNALFWIIFLDAVFSIIFSKLNI is encoded by the coding sequence ATGAAGACAGAGAAACAAAAATTTTTAGAAATGCGTAAAGATGGGGCGAACTCTGTGCTGATTTTAAGAGGGGATTGGGATTTTAAAACGAGCGTGTTTCGTTTAGATGAGTTGAAAAAAAAATTATTAGATCATCAAGGGTCTTTAAAAGTGGATTTTTCAGGGTGCCAAAAAATAGATTTTGTTTTTGGCATGTTTTTATTTGATTTGGTTAGGGAGCGTTCTTTAAACATTGAATTGTGCAATGTGAGCGAGAATAACGCATGCGCTTTGAAAGTGGTTAAAGACTGGCTTGAAAAAGAAGAGGATTTAGAGTCTAAAAAAGCGGGCAAAAAATACGAACTCATGATCACTAAATTGGGTAAGAGTATCGTAGAAACTTACAACACCTTTTTAAACGCGTTCAATTTTTGTGGCATGATTTTATTTTACTTCATTAAAAGCGTTTTTAACCCCAAACGCTTTTGCATCACTCCTTTGCTCTATCATATCAATGAATCCGGGTTTAAGGTTTTGCCCGTGAGCATTTTAACGGTGTTTATTGTGGGGTTTGCCGTTGCTTTACAAGGGGCTTTACAATTACAAGACTTGGGCGCGCCTTTAATGTCGGTGGAAATGACGGCTAAACTCGCTTTAAGAGAGATTGGCCCTTTTATTTTAACCCTTGTGGTTGCTGGGAGGAGCGCGAGCAGTTTTACCGCGCAAATTGGGGTGATGAAGATCACTGAAGAATTAGACGCGATGAAAACCATGGGCTTTAACCCTTTTGAATTTTTAGTGTTGCCTAGGGTGTTAGCCTTAGTGATTGTTTTGCCTTTATTGGTGTTTATTGCCGATGCGTTCGCCATTCTTGGGGGCATGTTTGCGATTAAATACCAATTGGATTTAGGCTTTCCAAGTTATATAGACAGACTGCATGACACAGTGGGTTGGAATCATTTTTTGGTAGGGATTGTCAAAGCCCCTTTTTGGGGGTTTGCGATTGCGATGGTGGGGTGCATGCGCGGGTTTGAAGTCAAGGGGGATACTGAGAGCATTGGGCGCTTGACCACTATTAGCGTCGTGAACGCTTTGTTTTGGATCATTTTCTTAGACGCTGTTTTTTCTATTATCTTTTCTAAGTTGAATATATGA
- a CDS encoding ABC transporter ATP-binding protein produces the protein MSATNNQVLIEVKDLHSAFGSTIIHRGVSFSVHKGEVMAILGGSGSGKSTLLRCMILLNRPTKGEVLLFGEDIWKLKEREQQKIFNRCGICFQFGALYSSLTVLENVGVMLEQYGAYSKKIVEEISKMWIEKVGLPPRAYHLYPYELSGGMKKRVGIARAMATNPEILFLDEPTSGLDPYSAGKFDELIMTLKESLQLTVVMITHDLDSVHDCVDRFIMLKDGLLEFNGDLKDFIKKAQTQGLEEGNLFNSTRGEKFWKGM, from the coding sequence ATGAGCGCTACTAACAATCAAGTCTTAATTGAAGTGAAGGATCTCCATAGCGCTTTTGGAAGCACCATTATTCATAGGGGCGTGAGTTTTAGCGTGCATAAGGGCGAAGTGATGGCGATTTTAGGGGGTTCAGGGAGCGGTAAAAGCACGCTTTTAAGGTGCATGATCTTACTCAATCGCCCTACAAAGGGGGAAGTGTTGCTTTTTGGGGAAGATATATGGAAACTCAAAGAAAGAGAGCAGCAAAAGATTTTTAACCGCTGCGGCATTTGCTTCCAGTTTGGGGCGTTGTATAGCTCTTTAACGGTTTTAGAAAATGTGGGCGTCATGCTAGAACAATACGGCGCTTATTCTAAAAAAATCGTTGAAGAAATTTCTAAAATGTGGATTGAAAAAGTGGGTTTGCCCCCTAGGGCTTACCACCTTTACCCCTATGAATTGAGCGGGGGGATGAAAAAGCGCGTGGGTATCGCTAGGGCTATGGCGACTAACCCAGAGATCTTATTTTTAGATGAGCCAACAAGCGGTCTAGATCCTTATAGCGCGGGCAAATTTGATGAACTCATCATGACGCTTAAAGAGAGCTTGCAGCTTACGGTGGTGATGATCACGCATGATTTGGACTCCGTGCATGATTGCGTGGACAGGTTTATCATGCTCAAAGACGGGCTATTAGAGTTTAATGGGGATTTAAAAGATTTTATCAAAAAAGCTCAAACTCAAGGGCTAGAAGAAGGCAATTTATTCAATTCAACACGAGGAGAGAAATTTTGGAAAGGCATGTGA
- a CDS encoding MlaD family protein: protein MERHVNYTLIGGLFFLCLVCMVGFILWLGHLGLDDGKYYEYVVYTDKDLGGIATNSPVNYKGIQVGNVIKVGFAKDKVGVVRLDLMIKSSVKIRKDSKVAVSSRGLMGLKFLALEQSHNEEFYGSGDKGERILIFKEGLIDRLSVDANQAMQEVMKAIKNVNKILDDENVEKFKHILASVDDLIANLDSRKTQFDSLIGNANNLVSNVNNVALNVDKRIKQGQYDFKAMFTPLIMQAQLSLRNIDNFVEKGSALIDKFDANPYKTIFGERK from the coding sequence TTGGAAAGGCATGTGAATTACACTTTAATCGGCGGGCTCTTCTTTTTATGCTTAGTTTGCATGGTAGGCTTTATTTTATGGCTAGGCCATTTGGGATTAGATGACGGAAAATATTATGAATATGTGGTTTATACGGACAAAGACTTGGGAGGCATTGCGACCAACTCGCCCGTTAATTACAAAGGGATTCAAGTGGGTAATGTCATCAAGGTGGGTTTTGCAAAGGATAAAGTGGGGGTGGTCCGTTTGGATTTGATGATTAAATCCAGCGTTAAGATCCGTAAAGACTCCAAAGTGGCGGTTTCTTCTAGGGGGCTTATGGGGTTAAAATTTTTAGCCTTAGAACAAAGCCACAATGAAGAATTTTATGGCAGCGGCGATAAAGGGGAGCGGATTTTGATCTTTAAAGAAGGGCTTATAGATCGCTTGAGCGTGGATGCTAATCAAGCAATGCAAGAAGTGATGAAAGCGATTAAAAATGTGAATAAGATTTTAGATGATGAAAATGTGGAAAAATTCAAGCACATTCTTGCTTCAGTAGATGATCTCATCGCTAACTTGGATTCAAGAAAGACGCAATTTGATTCCTTGATTGGCAACGCTAACAATCTTGTTTCTAATGTCAATAATGTGGCTTTAAATGTGGATAAACGCATCAAACAGGGGCAATACGACTTTAAGGCGATGTTTACCCCCTTGATCATGCAAGCGCAGTTGAGCTTAAGAAACATTGATAATTTTGTGGAAAAAGGCTCTGCTTTGATAGACAAGTTTGACGCTAACCCCTATAAAACGATTTTTGGAGAAAGGAAATAA
- a CDS encoding META domain-containing protein: protein MNLRLAGASVLTACVFSGCFFLKMFDKKLSSNDWHIQKVEMNHQVYDIETMLADSAFREHEEEQDSSLNTALPEDKAALEAKEQEQKEKRKHWYELFKKKPKPKSSMGEFVFDQKENRIYGKGYCNRYFASYVWQGDRHIGIEDSGISRKVCKDEHLMAFELEFMENFKGNFTVTKGKDTLILDNQKMKIYLKTP from the coding sequence TTGAATTTACGATTGGCTGGAGCAAGCGTTTTAACCGCTTGTGTCTTTTCTGGGTGTTTTTTTTTAAAAATGTTTGATAAAAAACTTTCTAGCAATGATTGGCATATCCAAAAAGTAGAAATGAACCATCAAGTGTATGACATTGAAACCATGCTCGCTGATAGCGCTTTTAGAGAGCATGAAGAAGAGCAAGATTCTTCTCTAAATACCGCTTTACCTGAAGATAAAGCAGCACTTGAAGCCAAAGAGCAAGAGCAGAAAGAAAAAAGAAAACACTGGTATGAGCTTTTTAAAAAGAAGCCAAAGCCTAAAAGCTCTATGGGAGAGTTTGTGTTTGATCAAAAAGAAAATCGTATTTATGGGAAAGGCTATTGCAACCGGTATTTTGCCAGCTATGTATGGCAGGGCGATAGGCACATTGGAATTGAAGACAGCGGGATTTCAAGAAAAGTGTGTAAAGACGAGCATTTGATGGCGTTTGAATTGGAATTTATGGAGAATTTTAAGGGTAATTTCACGGTAACTAAGGGCAAGGACACGCTCATTTTAGACAACCAAAAAATGAAAATTTATTTGAAAACGCCTTGA